In the genome of Leptospiraceae bacterium, the window ACACGCCTGCAGACTAGAAACAGAGTAACGAGTCACAGGATTCTAAAATTTACTTAGGTGCAAAATGTACTTGCGCAACACTTATGTTCTTAGGCAATAATAAACCTAGGCACGCGGGCCAGGGGCGTTTAATAGGCGTCATAGTTAACAAAATAATAATTTTTAAAAAAATGAGAAGAAAACACATCACTATAGCATTTATGCAACACGCCACGAGTGGTTGAGTAGTCAAGTAAGAGTTTTCGAGTGTCAGGAAGATTGTAATAAACAAGGTTAAGCATCTCAGAAGACTCACGCTCTACCCAACTTGCATTTTTCATAAAGCAACAATAGAGCTAAGGTGCCTTTGCTGCGGGTAAGCGGCGCGGGTATTCGTCATCATAGAAATAAAAACCGTTACCGCTGTGTATACGTCATCTGCTCTTGTTTTACCGGGCAAAACTCAAGCAAAATGGTCAAACAAAGAGTACGCGCCTATGGTGGTTACGGAGTGTAGCGAAAGGGCTATATTTGGGACATGCTGCGGTGTAGTTCAAAAAAAAAAATCGCTGGAATTACCAGAATCCGAGGTAAACACTTTGATAGGGGCGTGTTCATTTATAACAAAACACTCCACCGGAAAACCATAAACAATACGCTCGACGGACTCCCATTACGCAAAACAAATACTTTAAATTTTTGTCGTATGTCTAACTTAGCCTTTTTTTTTAAATTTCGGTAATCATTGTAATAGCAAAATTTAGAGAGATACAAAGAAAAAAAAACCACTATATATAACCAGGGTCTGCGGAAGGAACACCTCCGACGGTGCTGCAGTTACTCATATAAATGTTTATGCTCGCCCACCAACAGCATAAAGTAGGAAACATCGTAAGGGGTGACCTCAATCTATACAAAAGGGAAAAAGTTCTCCCATCCAAAAGTAAGCCTATCAAACGCGATAGAAAAGAATTCGTGAAAAATATCGGAAAATAAGTACACTGCGTACTTAAAGAAACAATCTCAGACAAGTAAGTATATAAGGGCGTATATAGTATCAAAAAACTCCTCTACGAACATACGTTTTGAATCCCACGCTAAGTCAATAGCAACGTCACTCTCGTCAAGATACATGTAGTCACTCACTTATAAATTACAAAAGCGCAATGCAGCCAATAAAAATTATTTATATTTAAGAAAATAAATCACAGTACACAGCATAGTAGGCGTACGCGGTAAGGTAGAATGCCCGCATGCTTGGAATTATATGTTAACCAAATGAAGTTGTAATTAATGGGTGAACTAGTTCTTAAGCAGTAAGCCGTACGTCTAGAGCAGCAACCACGCGGAGGTGTACTGACCGCGGACCCCACGCTACGAACGACTCTGGGAAAAGGCTACTCTAGCCAGGAATCGAACCCGGGTTTGCAGGGTGAAAACCTGCTGTCCTAACCATTAGACGACTAAAGCGAAAAGGCGAAAATAGCCGCTACAGCTACTAAAAAAAAAAAAAAAATAAATCTAATTTAGAATTTAGTCGCTATTTAGATTTTACCTAATTA includes:
- a CDS encoding NADH-quinone oxidoreductase subunit C, with amino-acid sequence MKNASWVERESSEMLNLVYYNLPDTRKLLLDYSTTRGVLHKCYSDVFSSHFFKNYYFVNYDAY